One Bacteriovorax sp. PP10 DNA segment encodes these proteins:
- a CDS encoding SDR family oxidoreductase, whose amino-acid sequence MKGLSNKRVFITGAASGIGKATAERFYAEGSELVLIDMPTLEQAELASLFPNRMTYIQGDVTKAETLEKIKNESAKGMDVFVNNAGITKDATISKMTDEQWDAVIAVNLTAIFKLSRLASEVMKAQGRGGVILNAASIVAHYGNFGQANYSASKAGVIALSKTLAKELGKDQIRVNVVAPGSIATAMLANVPEKVQAMIADKALLKRIGSSEDVASAYAFLASDDASYITGATLNVDGGMILG is encoded by the coding sequence ATGAAAGGTTTATCAAATAAGCGCGTTTTTATCACTGGTGCTGCTTCTGGAATCGGAAAAGCAACAGCTGAGAGATTTTATGCAGAAGGAAGTGAGCTGGTATTAATTGATATGCCCACTCTTGAACAAGCTGAGCTAGCGAGTCTATTTCCAAATCGCATGACTTACATCCAAGGTGATGTGACAAAAGCGGAGACGTTAGAAAAAATTAAAAATGAATCAGCAAAGGGAATGGATGTTTTCGTTAACAATGCTGGGATTACAAAAGATGCAACGATTTCTAAAATGACTGATGAGCAATGGGATGCCGTTATTGCTGTTAACTTAACAGCGATTTTTAAATTGTCTCGTTTAGCTTCTGAAGTGATGAAAGCTCAAGGCCGTGGTGGAGTTATTCTTAATGCAGCATCGATTGTTGCTCATTACGGAAACTTCGGACAAGCAAACTACTCAGCTTCAAAAGCTGGTGTGATCGCTCTTTCTAAAACTCTTGCAAAAGAATTAGGGAAAGATCAAATCAGAGTTAACGTTGTGGCCCCGGGATCAATCGCGACAGCAATGCTTGCGAACGTTCCAGAAAAAGTTCAGGCGATGATTGCTGATAAAGCATTATTAAAGCGCATTGGATCTTCTGAAGATGTAGCGAGTGCTTATGCATTCCTTGCTAGTGATGATGCAAGTTATATTACTGGTGCTACATTAAACGTAGATGGCGGTATGATATTAGGTTAG
- a CDS encoding alpha-ketoglutarate-dependent dioxygenase AlkB, translating to MSKKTIIRKDGLFYHPTFIKRNEREAILEWLKTLYPIWEMRFSENNPPPEGDTQRKLLRPVYWLGNWQFACLNYYHPPKGVQNRCIHAEDYPPVLKKILENIEGITKMHFKKNEVPRGWKLNTCLINFYGTSIDENGKKVDTARVGDHKDFELGPVASVSFGERAFFQFVLGKKDVKNNVLFEQWLEDSSLQIFAGDLYKEKAFHRVQRVESKLKTFFDLNVENFETRRINFTFRYVPVEHIVHFKDLPAPQKSDVLGYMQELAKNSAHFERALKR from the coding sequence ATGAGCAAGAAAACCATCATCCGAAAGGACGGACTGTTTTACCATCCGACCTTCATTAAAAGAAATGAACGAGAAGCTATTTTAGAATGGCTGAAAACCCTGTACCCGATTTGGGAAATGCGCTTTTCCGAAAACAACCCACCTCCTGAAGGTGATACGCAAAGAAAACTCCTGAGACCGGTTTACTGGCTGGGGAACTGGCAGTTTGCCTGCCTTAATTACTATCACCCTCCTAAAGGAGTGCAGAATCGCTGCATCCATGCTGAAGACTACCCACCGGTTTTGAAAAAAATCCTGGAAAATATTGAAGGCATCACGAAAATGCACTTCAAAAAGAATGAAGTCCCTCGTGGATGGAAGCTCAATACGTGTCTGATTAACTTTTACGGTACATCTATTGATGAGAACGGAAAAAAAGTGGATACGGCCAGAGTTGGAGATCATAAGGATTTCGAACTAGGACCTGTGGCCTCAGTATCTTTTGGTGAACGTGCTTTTTTCCAGTTTGTTCTGGGGAAAAAAGATGTAAAGAATAATGTTTTATTCGAGCAATGGCTGGAAGATTCTTCGCTACAGATTTTTGCGGGAGATCTTTATAAGGAGAAGGCATTTCACCGCGTTCAAAGAGTTGAAAGTAAATTAAAAACTTTTTTTGATTTAAATGTGGAAAACTTTGAAACCAGAAGAATCAATTTTACATTCAGGTATGTGCCGGTTGAGCACATTGTTCACTTCAAGGATCTTCCAGCTCCACAAAAAAGTGATGTCCTGGGTTATATGCAGGAGCTTGCAAAGAACTCTGCGCATTTTGAGCGCGCCTTAAAAAGATAA
- a CDS encoding monovalent cation:proton antiporter-2 (CPA2) family protein, whose product MNSFINQALFFIASAVILVPIFHKLGLGSILGYLVAGIIVGPFGLSLIHETDMLKHFAELGVILLLFIIGLEIQPKKLWSMRRRLFGLGNLQIFLCSLIFMAIAKYFGVSTIPAAVIGFGLSLSSTAFALQTLTDKSQLDTEYGQSSFAVLLMQDLIAIPALAIIPTLSQDESAQGLSLNTLAMFIAIIIGLVLVSRFLIRPAFRIISATRIRELFTAITLVIVLGVASLMLSIGLSAALGTFIAGVLLADSEYRHELEADLGPFKNLLMGLFFIGVGMSVNLDLIISRPLLIIGLSIGYILLKMLLVYLSGRIFKLSRTNSKLMALTVGQGGEFAFVIFGIALTYQMADPDVLAILTVVISISMALSPILLLLNDKYEAVVCKEKANPTYDQIQNESPEVIIAGFGRFGQIFGRILRTQKIPFTAIDRDPNQIELVRKFGNKVYYGDASRLDIMEAAGVAKAKYFVIALDDVSDSVKTAQTLKEHFPHVKIYARSRNRGHTFDLMDQGVQHIKREVFDSSLNFTSDLLKDMGMDSDKVDDIIRKFAKHDVDFIAVQHKVRNDEKMFMSAYNQAQAQLAEVLSQDEKEGK is encoded by the coding sequence ATGAATTCATTTATCAATCAAGCTCTCTTTTTTATCGCCTCTGCCGTCATTCTAGTTCCCATTTTTCACAAGCTCGGACTTGGATCTATCTTGGGTTATCTGGTTGCAGGAATTATTGTCGGCCCATTCGGTCTGTCACTGATTCATGAAACTGATATGCTTAAACACTTTGCTGAGCTGGGTGTAATTCTTTTATTATTTATCATCGGTCTGGAAATTCAGCCTAAAAAATTATGGTCCATGAGACGCAGACTTTTTGGTCTGGGGAATCTACAGATTTTTCTTTGCTCGCTGATTTTTATGGCGATCGCAAAATACTTTGGAGTCTCAACCATTCCTGCGGCCGTCATTGGTTTTGGTCTCTCACTTTCTTCAACCGCTTTTGCTCTGCAAACACTAACTGATAAAAGTCAGCTCGATACAGAATACGGCCAGTCTTCATTTGCCGTTTTGCTAATGCAGGACTTAATCGCCATCCCTGCCCTTGCTATCATTCCCACTTTATCTCAGGATGAATCGGCACAAGGATTGAGTTTAAATACTCTGGCAATGTTTATTGCGATCATCATCGGTTTAGTTCTGGTCAGCCGCTTTTTAATTCGTCCGGCCTTTAGAATTATCAGTGCGACGAGAATCAGAGAACTCTTCACTGCCATCACTCTGGTTATTGTTTTAGGTGTCGCCTCTCTTATGCTTTCCATCGGTCTTTCGGCCGCACTTGGAACTTTTATCGCCGGAGTCCTGCTGGCAGACTCAGAATACCGCCACGAACTTGAGGCCGATTTAGGACCGTTTAAAAACCTTCTGATGGGATTATTTTTCATCGGGGTTGGAATGAGTGTAAATCTCGATCTGATTATCTCACGACCACTTTTAATTATCGGTTTATCTATCGGGTACATTCTTTTAAAAATGCTTCTGGTCTACTTATCTGGAAGAATCTTTAAATTAAGTAGAACCAACTCAAAACTCATGGCCCTAACTGTCGGCCAGGGTGGAGAATTTGCTTTTGTTATTTTTGGAATTGCTCTGACTTATCAAATGGCAGATCCAGATGTGCTGGCGATTTTAACTGTCGTCATTTCTATCTCAATGGCGCTAAGCCCGATTCTTTTATTACTTAACGATAAGTATGAAGCTGTTGTTTGCAAAGAAAAAGCAAACCCGACTTACGATCAAATTCAAAATGAATCTCCTGAAGTGATCATTGCAGGTTTCGGTCGTTTCGGACAAATCTTCGGTCGTATTTTAAGAACTCAAAAAATCCCTTTCACGGCCATTGACCGCGATCCAAATCAAATTGAGCTCGTAAGAAAATTTGGTAACAAAGTTTATTACGGTGATGCTTCGAGATTAGACATTATGGAAGCGGCCGGAGTTGCCAAGGCAAAATATTTCGTCATTGCTCTAGATGATGTCAGCGATTCAGTGAAGACTGCTCAAACGCTTAAAGAACACTTTCCTCACGTAAAAATTTATGCGCGATCAAGAAACCGCGGTCACACATTCGATCTGATGGATCAGGGAGTTCAGCATATTAAACGTGAAGTCTTTGATTCAAGCTTAAACTTCACCAGCGATCTTTTGAAAGATATGGGAATGGACTCTGATAAAGTCGATGACATCATCAGAAAATTCGCTAAACACGATGTGGACTTCATCGCTGTTCAACACAAAGTTAGGAACGATGAAAAGATGTTCATGAGTGCTTATAATCAGGCCCAGGCCCAGTTGGCCGAAGTCTTAAGTCAGGATGAAAAAGAGGGAAAATAA
- the lexA gene encoding transcriptional repressor LexA, with protein MAITKKQKEFYDYIVAYNKEHGHSPTQKEIKDHFGLKSFGSVQKYLQYLNKEGLLESQWNQRRSLEIKSETPAESDSDQIPLLGLVAAGNPIEAIENPTNMISVPKYLLKGGFRYFALTVKGDSMIDAGILENDVLVCRSTKEARNGQIVVAVVNGEATVKTFSQQKKSIELLPSNKNYSPIVIDETIEDFKVVGNLVGLLRSY; from the coding sequence ATGGCGATTACAAAAAAACAGAAAGAATTTTATGATTACATCGTGGCCTACAATAAAGAGCATGGCCACTCACCCACTCAAAAAGAGATCAAAGACCACTTCGGTCTAAAATCTTTTGGGTCAGTGCAAAAGTACCTTCAGTACTTAAATAAAGAAGGTCTGCTTGAATCACAATGGAATCAGCGCCGAAGTTTAGAAATTAAATCAGAGACTCCAGCGGAGTCAGACTCTGATCAGATCCCATTATTAGGTTTAGTTGCGGCCGGAAATCCCATTGAGGCGATTGAAAACCCAACAAACATGATCTCTGTCCCGAAATATTTATTAAAAGGTGGCTTCCGTTATTTCGCTCTTACCGTAAAAGGTGATTCGATGATTGATGCCGGCATTTTAGAAAATGATGTTCTTGTTTGCAGGTCAACGAAAGAGGCCAGAAATGGTCAGATCGTAGTGGCCGTTGTGAATGGTGAAGCGACTGTAAAAACATTCAGTCAACAGAAGAAATCGATTGAGCTACTTCCTTCCAATAAAAACTACTCACCTATCGTCATCGACGAAACGATTGAGGATTTTAAAGTTGTTGGGAATTTAGTAGGACTCCTTCGCTCTTACTAG
- the dinB gene encoding DNA polymerase IV, whose product MKKIIHVDMDCFYAQVEMRDRPELTNVPLAIGGAPGTRSVLCTSNYIARKFGVKSAMPTDFAVRLCPKLVVLPPDFKKYKKASEIVQNIFLKYSDKVETVSLDEAYLDVSGEINATEIGKRIQADIFKATGLTASVGIAPNKFLAKIASDWKKPNGLFVIKPHEVERFVKDLPVKLIPGVGKKGLQHLESLGIKTCSDIRQCPPEVLALSFGKFSLDLFYYSQGIDEREVCSEWERKSLSVENTFLTDMTDPQEMKLYLEELLLEMKERVEHHLEDEPHKKIKKIFVKVKYADFKQSTSEETLIPFEFENSLFDKLANIDNYYRLLNVSLARKNGPIRLLGVGVRFLTGEEADPIQLSLLPLCA is encoded by the coding sequence ATGAAGAAAATTATCCATGTTGATATGGACTGTTTCTACGCGCAAGTAGAAATGCGTGATCGACCAGAATTAACAAACGTTCCGCTGGCAATTGGCGGTGCCCCGGGAACGAGAAGTGTCCTTTGCACAAGCAATTACATTGCTAGAAAGTTCGGAGTTAAATCGGCAATGCCTACGGATTTCGCCGTTAGGCTTTGTCCTAAATTAGTGGTCCTGCCACCTGATTTTAAAAAGTATAAAAAAGCTTCTGAGATCGTTCAGAATATTTTTTTGAAGTATTCAGACAAAGTAGAAACTGTGTCACTTGATGAGGCGTATTTAGATGTCTCGGGAGAAATCAATGCTACTGAAATTGGAAAACGCATACAGGCAGATATATTTAAAGCAACTGGTCTCACGGCCTCAGTTGGTATCGCTCCCAATAAATTCCTGGCTAAAATTGCCAGTGACTGGAAAAAGCCCAATGGTTTATTTGTCATTAAGCCCCATGAAGTTGAAAGATTCGTAAAAGATTTACCAGTGAAGTTAATTCCTGGAGTCGGTAAAAAAGGGCTCCAGCATTTAGAAAGTCTAGGCATCAAAACTTGCTCTGATATAAGACAATGCCCTCCAGAAGTTTTGGCCTTAAGTTTTGGCAAGTTTAGCCTAGATCTTTTCTATTACTCACAAGGTATCGATGAGCGCGAAGTATGCAGCGAATGGGAGAGAAAATCTTTAAGTGTAGAAAATACATTTTTAACTGATATGACAGATCCCCAGGAAATGAAGTTGTATTTAGAAGAGCTTCTTTTAGAAATGAAAGAACGAGTGGAGCATCATCTTGAAGACGAACCACATAAAAAAATTAAAAAGATATTTGTAAAAGTGAAATACGCTGACTTTAAACAATCAACCAGCGAAGAAACCCTAATCCCGTTTGAATTTGAAAACTCTCTATTTGATAAGCTCGCTAATATAGACAATTATTACCGACTGCTCAACGTTAGTCTGGCCCGTAAAAATGGCCCTATACGCCTCCTTGGAGTTGGAGTAAGATTTCTTACGGGAGAAGAGGCCGATCCAATTCAGCTTAGCCTACTTCCTCTTTGTGCTTAA